The following proteins are co-located in the Octopus sinensis linkage group LG24, ASM634580v1, whole genome shotgun sequence genome:
- the LOC115224014 gene encoding uncharacterized protein LOC115224014 isoform X1 — MSTQAAGDSNKLKDGLELTEHNISSLEGQPQGNDVVAIHTDLKETSEDTQETEKRSPPAGTQPTNETGEPESPQATVNGMISANPPVPNERKAPQSSQANSESSSETADVTIPFINGRPKKVHPPTPWSKWQKYMILSVLTAILVTHIILVIVLILIKVQDNPPPVKPSPLQFQHAFFHLKTRGYTELEKDTYLRWKRDESQDEGNIKLRDETSILITQDGVYQINSAVQLFIPEDTHSRTITLMLERKKGAEYEYIKRSSCSLNVSENFMIQSSFAYQFKRNDAILLRMNMAKFISRNTPSSYLSITSLYTIDQVP, encoded by the exons ATGTCCACACAAGCAGCAGGAGATAGTAACAAACTGAAAGATGGCTTAGAACTGACTGAACACAACATTTCATCTTTGGAAGGCCAGCCACAGGGGAACGATGTCGTTGCTATACACACTGATTTGAAAGAGACATCTGAAGATACTCAAGAAACTGAAAAGCGTAGCCCGCCAGCTGGAACTCAACCAACCAATGAAACGGGTGAACCTGAAAGTCCTCAAGCAACTGTTAATGGAATGATATCTGCTAACCCTCCTGTACCCAATGAAAGGAAGGCACCACAGAGTTCTCAAGCAAATAGTGAAAGCAGCTCTGAAACTGCAGATGTAACAATTCCCTTTATAAACGGCCGCCCAAAAAAGGTACATCCACCAACACCATGGTCTAAATGGCAAAAGTATATGATCTTGAGTGTTCTTACGGCAATATTAGTCACTCATATTATTCTGGtaattgttcttattttaattaAG GTGCAGGATAACCCACCACCTGTCAAGCCATCTCCTCTGCAAT TTCAACATGCCTTCTTCCACCTGAAAACTAGGGGTTACACTGAGTTAG AGAAAGACACTTACTTACGCTGGAAAAGAGATGAGAGCCAGGATGAAGGTAACATTAAATTGCGTGATGAAACTTCCATTTTAATAACTCAAGATGGGGTTTACCAAATAAACAGTGCAGTGCAATTGTTCATTCCAGAAGATACTCATTCGAGGACCATTACCTTGatgttagagagaaagaaaggagcggaatatgaatatattaaaagaagTTCATGTTCCTTAAATGTATCAGAAAATTTCATGATACAATCATCATTTGCATACCAGTTTAAACGAAATGATGCAATCCTTTTGCGGATGAACATGGCAAAATTCATCAGCCGCAATACGCCCTCAAGCTATTTGTCTATCACCAGCTTATACACGATCGACCAAGTTCCCTAA
- the LOC115224014 gene encoding uncharacterized protein LOC115224014 isoform X2 gives MSTQAAGDSNKLKDGLELTEHNISSLEGQPQGNDVVAIHTDLKETSEDTQETEKRSPPAGTQPTNETGEPESPQATVNGMISANPPVPNERKAPQSSQANSESSSETADVTIPFINGRPKKVHPPTPWSKWQKYMILSVLTAILVTHIILVQDNPPPVKPSPLQFQHAFFHLKTRGYTELEKDTYLRWKRDESQDEGNIKLRDETSILITQDGVYQINSAVQLFIPEDTHSRTITLMLERKKGAEYEYIKRSSCSLNVSENFMIQSSFAYQFKRNDAILLRMNMAKFISRNTPSSYLSITSLYTIDQVP, from the exons ATGTCCACACAAGCAGCAGGAGATAGTAACAAACTGAAAGATGGCTTAGAACTGACTGAACACAACATTTCATCTTTGGAAGGCCAGCCACAGGGGAACGATGTCGTTGCTATACACACTGATTTGAAAGAGACATCTGAAGATACTCAAGAAACTGAAAAGCGTAGCCCGCCAGCTGGAACTCAACCAACCAATGAAACGGGTGAACCTGAAAGTCCTCAAGCAACTGTTAATGGAATGATATCTGCTAACCCTCCTGTACCCAATGAAAGGAAGGCACCACAGAGTTCTCAAGCAAATAGTGAAAGCAGCTCTGAAACTGCAGATGTAACAATTCCCTTTATAAACGGCCGCCCAAAAAAGGTACATCCACCAACACCATGGTCTAAATGGCAAAAGTATATGATCTTGAGTGTTCTTACGGCAATATTAGTCACTCATATTATTCTG GTGCAGGATAACCCACCACCTGTCAAGCCATCTCCTCTGCAAT TTCAACATGCCTTCTTCCACCTGAAAACTAGGGGTTACACTGAGTTAG AGAAAGACACTTACTTACGCTGGAAAAGAGATGAGAGCCAGGATGAAGGTAACATTAAATTGCGTGATGAAACTTCCATTTTAATAACTCAAGATGGGGTTTACCAAATAAACAGTGCAGTGCAATTGTTCATTCCAGAAGATACTCATTCGAGGACCATTACCTTGatgttagagagaaagaaaggagcggaatatgaatatattaaaagaagTTCATGTTCCTTAAATGTATCAGAAAATTTCATGATACAATCATCATTTGCATACCAGTTTAAACGAAATGATGCAATCCTTTTGCGGATGAACATGGCAAAATTCATCAGCCGCAATACGCCCTCAAGCTATTTGTCTATCACCAGCTTATACACGATCGACCAAGTTCCCTAA